In one Diabrotica virgifera virgifera chromosome 5, PGI_DIABVI_V3a genomic region, the following are encoded:
- the LOC126885600 gene encoding uncharacterized protein LOC126885600, whose product NKILFFRYLATGDTFYTIGHSFRVGFSTVSAIVVEVCEALCRNLQHIYLPEPTTEIWKKSEEGFRNTWRFPNCIGSIDGKHVTIKCPDKTGSNYWCYLNKFSTVLMAIVGPDYRFISVDIGGFGKNSDGGIFEASNMGRRFETNQMGVPEPKNLPGQNELSPHVLIGDEAFALKPYLLRPFPYSQSRTDIFKENYNVRLCKARRVVENAFGILAQRWRIFYRPMETKIDTSILIVKTACILHNFLRTKKCDDRFIELLDLPEPELGAFQNLDNDPRRAARLAFSVREKFTTYFNSGL is encoded by the coding sequence AACAAAATACTCTTTTTTAGGTATCTGGCTACCGGAGATACATTTTATACAATAGGCCATAGTTTTAGAGTCGGGTTTTCGACTGTAAGTGCCATAGTTGTAGAAGTTTGTGAAGCTTTATGTAGAAATTTGCAACATATTTACTTGCCCGAACCAACTACAGAAATATGGAAAAAATCTGAAGAAGGTTTTAGAAATACCTGGCGATTCCCAAATTGTATTGGTAGCATCGATGGCAAGCATGTTACTATCAAGTGTCCAGACAAAACAGGATCTAATTATTGGTGTTATTTGAATAAGTTTTCTACAGTATTAATGGCTATTGTTGGCCCAGATTATAGATTCATTTCAGTTGATATTGGCGGTTTTGGTAAAAACAGCGACGGTGGAATATTCGAAGCTTCCAACATGGGAAGAAGATTTGAAACAAATCAGATGGGTGTACCTGAGCCGAAAAATCTCCCAGGCCAGAATGAACTTTCCCCCCATGTCTTAATTGGAGACGAAGCCTTTGCACTAAAACCATACTTGTTGAGGCCCTTTCCATACAGTCAAAGCAGAACAGATATTTTCAAGGAAAATTATAATGTGAGGCTCTGTAAAGCGAGAAGAGTAGTAGAAAACGCTTTCGGAATATTGGCACAAAGATGGCGTATATTCTACAGACCAATGGAAACAAAAATTGATACTAGTATTCTCATTGTGAAAACTGCATGTATTTTGCATAATTTTCTAAGGACAAAAAAATGTGATGATAGATTCATAGAACTTTTAGATCTACCAGAGCCTGAACTTGGAGCATTTCAAAATTTGGACAATGACCCAAGGAGAGCTGCAAGACTGGCATTTTCTGTTCGAGAAAAATTTACCACGTATTTTAATTCAGGACTATGA